From one Lycium ferocissimum isolate CSIRO_LF1 chromosome 5, AGI_CSIRO_Lferr_CH_V1, whole genome shotgun sequence genomic stretch:
- the LOC132058336 gene encoding transcription factor bHLH118-like codes for MDNFHSMFSFQQDNDNDNHQLLYPPTNTNSYSFLYYQDTAHVQDLVTDSLLEVDTNNFNLNNTRDVKKRGKKLQKSSLQVNENSTSADGKQKKIIHREIERQRRQEMSNLYASLRQQLPLEYLKGKRSTSDHILEAVNYIEHLQKKVRNLEDNRDKLKKALSSSKVDYPKSGCSTLSSESSRTIMEVRPCLDGIEILINWSVTNEGCCLSRVLEILLQQGLSIVNCSCNKVNGRLLHSIRTEVSSPASVDAYQLQQKLAATVQTDISFK; via the exons ATGGATAATTTCCACTCAATGTTTTCTTTTCAACAAgacaatgataatgataaccACCAGCTCCTTTATCCACCAACAAACACCAATTCTTATTCTTTTCTATATTATCAAGATACCGCCCATGTCCAAGATCTGGTTACGGATTCATTATTGGAAGTGGACACAAATAACTTTAACTTGAACAATACCAGAGATGTTAAGAAGAGAGGCAAAAAGTTGCAGAAATCATCTCTTCAAGTTAATGAAAACAGTACTAGTGCTGATGGAAAGCAGAAGAAAATAATACACAGGGAGATCGAACGGCAAAGAAGACAAGAAATGTCTAACCTTTATGCTTCTCTTAGGCAACAACTTCCTCTTGAATATCTCAAG GGGAAACGTTCCACATCGGACCATATTCTTGAGGCTGTGAATTATATAGAACACCTGCAGAAGAAGGTTaggaatttggaagataatagAGATAAATTGAAGAAGGCTTTAAGTTCAAGCAAAGTTGATTATCCCAAAAGTGGATGCTCGACATTATCTAGTGAGTCCTCAAGAACAATTATGGAAGTGAGGCCATGTTTGGATGGCATAGAGATATTGATAAATTGGAGTGTCACGAACGAAGGGTGTTGTCTATCCAGGGTTCTTGAAATTCTACTTCAACAAGGTCTTAGCATTGTGAATTGCAGCTGCAATAAAGTAAATGGAAGGTTACTTCACTCTATCAGAACTGAG GTTAGTTCTCCGGCAAGTGTTGATGCTTATCAGCTCCAACAAAAATTAGCAGCTACTGTTCAAACTGATATAAGCTTCAAGTAA